In Labeo rohita strain BAU-BD-2019 chromosome 16, IGBB_LRoh.1.0, whole genome shotgun sequence, one DNA window encodes the following:
- the stmn1b gene encoding stathmin 1b isoform X2 has protein sequence MASSGDIQVKELDKRASGQAFEVILSPTAPDAKGEFPLSTPKKKEVSLDEIQKKLDAAEERRKNHEAEVLKHLAEKREHEKEVLQKAMEENNNFSKMAEEKLNQKMEANKENRTARMAAMNEKFKEKDKKLEEVRKNKETKDGAEGEN, from the exons ATGGCGTCCTCTGGAG ACATTCAGGTAAAGGAACTGGACAAGCGTGCCTCGGGACAGGCTTTTGAAGTCATCCTGAGTCCCACGGCTCCAGATGCCAAGGGAGAATTCCCACTTTCCACCCCTAAGAAGAAGGAGGTATCTCTGGACGAGATCCAGAAAAAACTGGATGCGGCAGAGGAGAGACGCAAG AACCATGAGGCAGAGGTCCTGAAGCACTTAGCTGAGAAACGAGAGCATGAGAAGGAGGTCCTTCAGAAAGCAATGGAGGAGAACAACAACTTCAGCAAGATGGCAGAGGAGAAACTTAACCAGAAAATGGAAGCCAACAAAGAAAACCGCACAGCACGCATGGCAGCTATGAATGAGAAATTCAAAGAGAAG GACAAGAAGCTCGAAGAGGTACGaaagaacaaagaaacaaaagatGGGGCAGAGGGTGAAAACTAA
- the stmn1b gene encoding stathmin 1b isoform X1 has product MIKCIDLSFTDIQVKELDKRASGQAFEVILSPTAPDAKGEFPLSTPKKKEVSLDEIQKKLDAAEERRKNHEAEVLKHLAEKREHEKEVLQKAMEENNNFSKMAEEKLNQKMEANKENRTARMAAMNEKFKEKDKKLEEVRKNKETKDGAEGEN; this is encoded by the exons ATGATTAAATGCATTGACTTATCCTTCACAGACATTCAGGTAAAGGAACTGGACAAGCGTGCCTCGGGACAGGCTTTTGAAGTCATCCTGAGTCCCACGGCTCCAGATGCCAAGGGAGAATTCCCACTTTCCACCCCTAAGAAGAAGGAGGTATCTCTGGACGAGATCCAGAAAAAACTGGATGCGGCAGAGGAGAGACGCAAG AACCATGAGGCAGAGGTCCTGAAGCACTTAGCTGAGAAACGAGAGCATGAGAAGGAGGTCCTTCAGAAAGCAATGGAGGAGAACAACAACTTCAGCAAGATGGCAGAGGAGAAACTTAACCAGAAAATGGAAGCCAACAAAGAAAACCGCACAGCACGCATGGCAGCTATGAATGAGAAATTCAAAGAGAAG GACAAGAAGCTCGAAGAGGTACGaaagaacaaagaaacaaaagatGGGGCAGAGGGTGAAAACTAA